The Streptomyces sp. NBC_01353 genome contains a region encoding:
- the purE gene encoding 5-(carboxyamino)imidazole ribonucleotide mutase, whose translation MSPVSPVVGIVMGSDSDWPVMEAAAQALDEFEIAYEVDVVSAHRMPREMVAYGEGAADRGLKAIIAGAGGAAHLPGMLASVTPLPVIGVPVPLKYLDGMDSLLSIVQMPAGVPVATVSVGGARNAGLLAARILATQDAELLVRMREFQQELNDQATEKGKRLRAKVEGSESFGFAK comes from the coding sequence ATGAGCCCTGTGAGCCCCGTCGTAGGCATCGTCATGGGATCCGACTCCGACTGGCCCGTCATGGAGGCCGCGGCGCAGGCCCTGGACGAGTTCGAGATCGCGTACGAGGTCGACGTCGTCTCCGCGCACCGGATGCCGCGCGAGATGGTCGCGTACGGCGAGGGGGCCGCCGACCGCGGCCTGAAGGCGATCATCGCGGGCGCCGGCGGCGCCGCCCATCTGCCGGGGATGCTCGCCTCGGTGACCCCGCTCCCGGTCATCGGTGTGCCGGTCCCGCTGAAGTACCTCGACGGCATGGACTCGCTCCTCTCCATCGTGCAGATGCCGGCCGGTGTGCCGGTGGCCACGGTCTCGGTCGGCGGAGCGCGCAACGCCGGTCTGCTCGCGGCCCGGATCCTCGCCACGCAGGACGCCGAACTGCTGGTCCGGATGCGGGAGTTCCAGCAGGAGCTGAACGACCAGGCGACCGAGAAGGGCAAGCGGCTGCGGGCCAAGGTCGAGGGCTCGGAGTCGTTCGGCTTCGCCAAGTGA
- a CDS encoding dipeptidase, producing the protein MSGPANAADRLAEALELLASAPVVDGHNDLPWALRKHAGYDLDRLDIAADQTGALHTDLARLRAGGVGAQFWSVYVSCELTGDDAVSATLEQIDIVDQLLDRYAADLAPALTADDMESARKEGRIASLKGAEGGHSVNNSLATLRALHSLGVRYMTLTHNDNTAWADSATDEPGVGGLSPFGHEVVREMNRVGMLVDLSHVAATTMRDALATAVAPVIFSHSSARAVCDHPRNIPDDVLAQLPANGGVAMATFVPKFILPAAVEWTARADENMRAHGLHHLDTTPAAMKIHRAFEAGNPRPIATAATVADHLDHMREVAGIDHIGIGGDYDGTAFTPAGLDDVAGYPNLIAELLTRGWSHADLAKLTWSNAVRALRDAEAVSRELRETRAPSNATIDSLDSPPS; encoded by the coding sequence GTGAGCGGCCCGGCGAACGCGGCCGACCGCCTGGCGGAGGCGCTGGAGCTGCTGGCCTCCGCACCCGTCGTGGACGGTCACAACGACCTGCCGTGGGCGCTGCGCAAGCACGCGGGCTACGACCTGGACCGGCTCGACATCGCGGCCGACCAGACCGGCGCGCTCCACACCGACCTGGCCCGGCTGCGGGCCGGCGGGGTCGGCGCCCAGTTCTGGTCGGTGTACGTGTCGTGCGAGCTGACCGGTGACGACGCGGTCAGCGCCACCCTGGAGCAGATCGACATCGTCGACCAGCTGCTCGACCGGTACGCCGCCGATCTCGCCCCCGCCCTGACCGCGGACGACATGGAGTCGGCGCGGAAGGAGGGTCGTATCGCCTCCCTGAAGGGCGCCGAGGGCGGCCACTCCGTCAACAACTCCCTCGCCACGCTGCGCGCGTTGCACAGCCTGGGCGTGCGCTACATGACGCTCACCCACAACGACAACACCGCGTGGGCGGACTCGGCGACGGACGAGCCGGGCGTCGGCGGTCTCTCCCCCTTCGGCCACGAGGTCGTCCGGGAGATGAACCGGGTCGGGATGCTCGTCGACCTCTCGCACGTCGCCGCGACGACGATGCGGGACGCGCTGGCCACCGCCGTCGCGCCGGTGATCTTCTCGCACTCCTCCGCGCGCGCGGTCTGCGACCACCCGCGGAACATCCCCGACGACGTGCTGGCGCAGCTGCCCGCGAACGGGGGAGTGGCGATGGCGACGTTCGTGCCGAAGTTCATCCTCCCCGCGGCCGTGGAGTGGACGGCCCGGGCCGACGAGAACATGCGGGCGCACGGACTGCACCACCTCGACACGACGCCGGCGGCGATGAAGATCCACCGCGCGTTCGAGGCGGGGAACCCGCGCCCGATCGCCACCGCGGCGACCGTCGCCGACCACCTCGACCATATGCGCGAGGTCGCCGGCATCGACCACATCGGCATCGGCGGCGACTACGACGGAACGGCGTTCACACCGGCCGGCCTCGACGATGTCGCGGGCTACCCGAACCTGATCGCGGAGCTGCTGACCCGCGGCTGGTCGCACGCCGACCTCGCCAAGCTGACCTGGTCCAACGCGGTCCGCGCGCTGCGGGACGCGGAGGCCGTCTCGCGCGAGCTCCGGGAGACCCGGGCGCCGTCGAACGCGACGATCGACTCGCTCGATTCCCCGCCCTCCTGA
- a CDS encoding UDP-glucose/GDP-mannose dehydrogenase family protein: MALKITVIGTGYLGATHAAAMAELGFEVLGLDVVPEKIELLATGRVPMYEPGLEELLARHVAGIEGSTGRLRFTTSWEEVGAFGDVHFVCVNTPQKHGEYACDMSYVDAAFTSLAGVVQDGALVVGKSTVPVGSAERLAALLPEGIELAWNPEFLREGFAVKDTLHPDRIVVGVRGERAEKLLREVYAGPIADGSPFVVTDFPTAELVKTAANSFLATKISFINAMAEVCEAAGGDVAKLAEAIGYDERIGSKFLRAGIGFGGGCLPKDIRAFMARAGELGADQALTFLREIDSINMRRRGQMVEMAREALGGGSFLGKRVAVLGATFKPDSDDVRDSPALNVAGQIHLQGGQVTVYDPKGMENARRLFPTLGYADTAQAAVRGADVVLHLTEWREFRDELDPAELGAAVTSRVILDGRNALDATRWREAGWTYRAMGRPRA; this comes from the coding sequence ATGGCCCTCAAGATCACCGTGATCGGCACCGGCTACCTCGGCGCCACGCACGCAGCGGCCATGGCGGAACTCGGGTTCGAAGTGCTCGGCCTCGACGTCGTGCCCGAGAAGATCGAGCTGCTGGCCACCGGGCGCGTACCGATGTACGAGCCGGGTCTCGAGGAGCTGCTGGCCCGGCACGTCGCCGGGATCGAGGGGTCGACGGGCCGACTGCGCTTCACCACCTCCTGGGAGGAGGTCGGCGCCTTCGGTGACGTCCACTTCGTCTGTGTGAACACTCCGCAGAAGCACGGCGAGTACGCGTGTGACATGAGCTACGTCGACGCCGCGTTCACCTCGCTCGCGGGCGTGGTGCAGGACGGCGCGCTCGTCGTCGGCAAGTCGACCGTGCCGGTCGGCTCGGCCGAGCGGCTCGCGGCGCTGCTGCCGGAGGGCATCGAGCTGGCCTGGAACCCGGAGTTCCTCCGGGAGGGCTTCGCCGTCAAGGACACCCTGCACCCGGACCGGATCGTCGTCGGTGTGCGCGGCGAGCGGGCGGAGAAGCTGCTGCGCGAGGTGTACGCCGGGCCGATCGCGGACGGCTCGCCGTTCGTGGTGACGGACTTCCCGACGGCGGAGCTGGTGAAGACCGCCGCGAACTCCTTCCTCGCCACCAAGATCTCCTTCATCAACGCGATGGCCGAGGTCTGCGAGGCCGCCGGCGGCGACGTCGCGAAGCTCGCGGAGGCGATCGGCTACGACGAGCGGATCGGGTCCAAGTTCCTGCGGGCCGGGATCGGCTTCGGCGGCGGCTGTCTGCCGAAGGACATCCGCGCCTTCATGGCGCGGGCCGGCGAGCTGGGCGCGGACCAGGCGCTGACGTTCCTGCGGGAGATCGACTCGATCAACATGCGGCGGCGCGGCCAGATGGTCGAGATGGCGCGTGAGGCGCTGGGCGGCGGCTCGTTCCTGGGCAAGCGGGTGGCGGTGCTCGGCGCCACGTTCAAGCCGGACTCCGACGACGTCCGCGACTCGCCCGCGCTGAACGTGGCCGGACAGATCCACCTCCAGGGCGGACAGGTCACGGTCTACGACCCCAAGGGCATGGAGAACGCTCGCCGGCTCTTCCCGACGCTGGGGTACGCGGACACGGCCCAGGCCGCCGTGCGCGGAGCGGACGTGGTGCTGCACCTGACGGAGTGGCGCGAGTTCCGCGACGAGCTCGACCCGGCGGAGCTGGGGGCGGCGGTGACCTCGCGGGTGATCCTGGACGGCCGCAACGCGCTGGACGCGACGCGCTGGCGCGAGGCGGGCTGGACGTACCGCGCGATGGGCCGCCCGCGCGCCTGA
- a CDS encoding acyl-CoA dehydrogenase family protein, whose amino-acid sequence MAGSADFDLYRPSEEHDMLRETVRALAEAKITPFAAAVDEEGRFPQEALDALVAADLQAVHVPEAYGGAGADALATVIVIEEVARACGSSSLIPAVNKLGSLPVILSGSEELKKKYLGPLAKGEAMFSYALSEPDAGSDAAGMKTRAVRDGDFWVLNGVKRWITNAGVSEYYTVMAVTDPDKRSKGISAFVVEKSDEGVSFGAPEKKLGIKGSPTREVYLDNVRIPADRMIGAEGTGFATAMKTLDHTRITIAAQAIGIAQGALDYAKGYVKERKQFGKPIADFQGVQFMLADMAMKLEAARQLTYAAAAKSERVDGDLTFFGAAAKCFASDVAMEVTTDAVQLLGGYGYTRDYPVERMMRDAKITQIYEGTNQVQRIVMARNLP is encoded by the coding sequence ATGGCGGGTTCTGCTGATTTCGACCTGTATCGCCCGTCCGAGGAGCACGACATGCTCCGGGAGACGGTCCGCGCGCTGGCGGAGGCGAAGATCACGCCGTTCGCCGCGGCGGTCGACGAGGAGGGCCGGTTCCCGCAGGAGGCACTGGACGCGCTGGTGGCGGCCGACCTGCAGGCCGTGCACGTCCCGGAGGCCTACGGCGGCGCCGGCGCGGACGCGCTGGCGACGGTGATCGTGATCGAGGAGGTCGCCCGCGCCTGCGGCTCGTCCTCCCTGATCCCGGCCGTGAACAAGCTCGGCTCGCTCCCGGTGATCCTGTCCGGCTCGGAGGAGCTGAAGAAGAAGTACCTGGGCCCGCTGGCCAAGGGCGAGGCGATGTTCTCCTACGCCCTGTCCGAGCCGGACGCCGGCTCGGACGCGGCCGGCATGAAGACCCGTGCCGTGCGCGACGGTGACTTCTGGGTCCTCAACGGCGTCAAGCGCTGGATCACCAACGCCGGCGTCTCCGAGTACTACACCGTCATGGCCGTCACCGACCCCGACAAGCGCTCCAAGGGCATCTCCGCGTTCGTGGTGGAGAAGTCCGACGAGGGCGTCTCCTTCGGCGCGCCGGAGAAGAAGCTCGGCATCAAGGGCTCCCCGACCCGCGAGGTCTACCTCGACAACGTCCGGATCCCCGCCGACCGGATGATCGGCGCCGAAGGCACCGGCTTCGCCACCGCGATGAAGACCCTGGACCACACCCGCATCACCATCGCCGCCCAGGCCATCGGCATCGCCCAGGGCGCCCTCGACTACGCCAAGGGCTACGTCAAGGAACGCAAGCAGTTCGGCAAGCCCATCGCCGACTTCCAGGGCGTGCAGTTCATGCTCGCCGACATGGCCATGAAGCTCGAAGCCGCCCGCCAGCTCACCTACGCCGCCGCCGCCAAGAGCGAGCGCGTCGACGGCGACCTCACCTTCTTCGGCGCCGCCGCCAAGTGCTTCGCCTCCGACGTCGCCATGGAGGTCACCACCGACGCCGTCCAGCTCCTCGGCGGCTACGGCTACACCCGCGACTACCCCGTCGAACGCATGATGCGCGACGCCAAGATCACCCAGATCTACGAAGGCACCAACCAGGTCCAGCGCATCGTCATGGCCCGCAACCTCCCGTAA
- a CDS encoding peptidase inhibitor family I36 protein: MNRRFAGILTALAIGTVSPLAMASAAEASPSCPEGVVCLHYNSGWQGAFFQTWYSISDFAGYKFKNCSVNGSGCAGYELDVKNNAASATNTRDGGATIYFNSNYKGAYDVIWPNSADGQLSNTYNENASIKVY; this comes from the coding sequence GTGAACAGGCGTTTCGCCGGCATTCTGACCGCACTTGCCATCGGGACCGTCAGCCCGCTCGCCATGGCGTCGGCTGCGGAGGCGTCACCGTCGTGCCCCGAGGGCGTGGTGTGTCTGCACTACAACAGCGGATGGCAGGGTGCGTTCTTCCAGACCTGGTATTCCATCTCCGACTTCGCGGGCTACAAGTTCAAGAACTGTAGCGTCAACGGTTCGGGGTGCGCCGGCTACGAGCTGGACGTGAAGAACAACGCCGCTTCCGCCACGAACACGCGCGACGGTGGCGCCACCATCTACTTCAACTCGAACTACAAGGGCGCCTACGACGTCATCTGGCCGAACTCGGCCGATGGGCAGCTCTCCAACACCTACAACGAGAACGCTTCGATAAAGGTCTACTAG
- a CDS encoding LCP family protein, protein MNDWPDDGGYGRGSSSSQPEGARRMRHVQRPQVPQQPPQYDPGYGQGQPRQGSGYDSGYNTGQVYGQRNYGGGQQPPVAPPQPGQGYPGSPGRPAPDWRRRVKVGSIVLVVAVLAWGIGTYAWASSQMRNEVDLAKVIERPAEGDCTTYLIVGSDSREGMSAEEKKKLHTGSAQGKRTDSMMILAACSSGNTMVSLPRDSWVTIPSFVGSESGKKYGARGGSKLNAAYAMDGPELLVRTVEFNTGLRIDHYAEIGFAGFANIVDALGGVDLNIEKGFKDDKSGADFQAGEQTLNGEQALAFVRTRYAFAESDLARTKNQQKFLSALANQAATPGTILNPFRLYPTLSAGLDTLIVDKDMSLYDLGKMFFAMKGISGGDGKSMNIPISGSAPQGSLKWDMPKVKQLVQQIQNDEPVTVTSNR, encoded by the coding sequence ATGAATGACTGGCCCGATGACGGCGGATACGGCCGCGGCAGCTCGAGCTCTCAGCCCGAGGGAGCCCGCCGGATGCGCCATGTGCAGCGCCCGCAGGTGCCCCAGCAGCCGCCGCAGTACGACCCCGGTTACGGCCAGGGCCAGCCGCGGCAGGGCTCCGGGTACGACAGCGGCTACAACACCGGGCAGGTCTACGGGCAGCGGAACTACGGCGGCGGGCAGCAGCCCCCCGTCGCTCCGCCGCAGCCGGGCCAGGGGTACCCCGGTTCGCCCGGCCGTCCGGCACCGGACTGGCGCCGCCGCGTCAAGGTCGGCTCGATCGTCCTGGTCGTGGCCGTGCTGGCCTGGGGCATCGGCACGTACGCCTGGGCCAGCTCCCAGATGCGTAACGAGGTCGATCTGGCCAAGGTCATCGAGCGGCCGGCCGAGGGCGACTGCACGACGTATCTGATCGTCGGCTCCGACAGCCGTGAGGGCATGTCGGCCGAGGAGAAGAAGAAGCTGCACACCGGTTCCGCGCAGGGCAAGCGGACCGACTCGATGATGATCCTCGCCGCCTGTTCCAGCGGGAACACGATGGTCTCGCTGCCCCGTGACTCGTGGGTGACGATCCCCTCGTTCGTCGGCTCGGAGTCCGGGAAGAAGTACGGGGCTCGTGGCGGCTCCAAGCTGAACGCGGCGTACGCGATGGACGGCCCGGAGCTCCTGGTCCGCACGGTCGAGTTCAACACCGGGCTGCGCATCGACCACTACGCGGAGATCGGCTTCGCCGGCTTCGCGAACATCGTGGACGCGCTCGGCGGTGTCGACCTGAACATCGAGAAGGGCTTCAAGGACGACAAGTCCGGCGCCGACTTCCAGGCGGGCGAGCAGACCCTCAACGGCGAGCAGGCCCTCGCGTTCGTCCGTACCCGGTACGCGTTCGCCGAGTCGGACCTCGCGCGGACGAAGAACCAGCAGAAGTTCCTGTCCGCCCTGGCCAACCAGGCGGCGACGCCGGGCACGATCCTCAACCCGTTCAGGCTGTACCCGACGCTGAGCGCCGGCCTGGACACGCTGATCGTCGACAAGGACATGTCGCTGTACGACCTCGGCAAGATGTTCTTCGCGATGAAGGGCATCAGCGGCGGCGACGGCAAGTCGATGAACATCCCGATCTCGGGCAGCGCGCCGCAGGGCTCGCTGAAGTGGGACATGCCGAAGGTGAAGCAGCTGGTGCAGCAGATCCAGAACGACGAGCCGGTGACGGTGACGTCGAACCGCTGA
- a CDS encoding acyl-CoA thioesterase has translation MTDQAERTDRPQGDIPGKPTSASRTTLSHIMTSHDTNLLGTVHGGVIMKLVDDAAGAVAGRHSGGPAVTASMDEMAFLEPVRVGDLLHVKAQVNWTGRSSMEVGVRVMAERWNESTPAQQVGSAYLVFAAVDGDGKPRPVPPVQPETERDKRRYQEAQIRRTHRLARRRAIMELRERRAAEGYED, from the coding sequence ATGACAGATCAGGCCGAGCGCACGGACCGCCCGCAGGGTGATATTCCGGGCAAGCCCACCTCCGCGTCCCGCACCACCCTCAGTCACATCATGACCAGCCATGACACGAACCTCCTGGGTACGGTGCACGGCGGCGTGATCATGAAGCTGGTGGACGACGCGGCGGGCGCCGTCGCGGGGCGGCACTCGGGTGGTCCGGCCGTGACCGCCTCCATGGACGAGATGGCGTTCCTGGAGCCGGTACGGGTCGGGGACCTGCTCCATGTGAAGGCCCAGGTCAACTGGACCGGCCGCTCCTCGATGGAGGTCGGCGTCCGCGTCATGGCCGAGCGCTGGAACGAGTCCACCCCCGCCCAGCAGGTCGGCTCGGCCTATCTGGTCTTCGCGGCGGTCGACGGCGACGGCAAGCCGCGCCCGGTCCCGCCGGTGCAACCGGAGACCGAGCGGGACAAGCGCCGCTACCAGGAGGCCCAGATCCGCCGCACCCACCGACTGGCCCGCCGCCGCGCGATCATGGAGCTGCGGGAGCGCCGCGCGGCGGAGGGCTACGAGGACTGA
- a CDS encoding LCP family protein has translation MRIATTLSVLVLGAGGIGHAMVTGLDTGITRVDPFRDMKNRPQAGNGMNVLVVGTDGRDRITEKERREFRLGGKPCRCTDTVMLVHISEDRERASVVSLPRDSYAEMPEHIDETTGRRHQAHPVKLNAAYAEGGPGLTVRTVERMTGVKIDHYLEVDFTSFMKTVDAVGGVQICTARPLKDSYTGLDLPAGPHEMNGGQALQYVRARHVDGAADISRMQRQQRFLAALVDRMTSGGVLLNPVRFREVATTMLNSVRADGGFGTEQILALAKAMRGFTPASSEFVSVPIGDVSFRVKGIGSTVKWDAPKAQKLFQAVRDDRPLAPHKAVAKGGPKAAVVDVAPKTIRVQVYNATRTVGVGRKADDALRATGFNTTRAPRTGGGAPRPRTVVEYDPRWDRSAKSLAAALPGAELKAVKGRGATLRVFVGADYKGVAPVRPEEPTKGPFVAVRGDEVVCP, from the coding sequence ATGCGGATCGCGACGACCCTCTCCGTTCTCGTGCTCGGCGCCGGCGGCATCGGCCACGCGATGGTGACCGGTCTGGACACCGGGATCACCCGGGTCGATCCCTTCAGGGACATGAAGAACCGCCCCCAGGCCGGGAACGGCATGAACGTGCTGGTCGTGGGCACGGACGGGCGGGACAGGATCACGGAGAAGGAGCGGAGGGAGTTCCGCCTCGGCGGGAAACCCTGTCGCTGCACCGACACCGTGATGCTCGTCCACATCTCCGAGGACCGGGAGCGGGCCAGCGTGGTGAGTCTGCCCCGCGACTCGTACGCCGAGATGCCCGAGCACATCGACGAGACCACCGGCCGGCGGCACCAGGCGCATCCGGTGAAGCTGAATGCCGCGTACGCCGAGGGCGGGCCCGGTCTGACGGTACGGACCGTCGAGAGGATGACGGGCGTCAAGATCGACCACTATCTGGAGGTCGATTTCACCAGCTTCATGAAGACGGTGGACGCGGTCGGCGGGGTGCAGATCTGTACGGCGCGGCCGCTGAAGGACTCGTACACCGGGCTCGACCTGCCGGCCGGACCGCATGAGATGAACGGCGGGCAGGCGCTCCAGTACGTGCGGGCGCGCCATGTCGACGGGGCGGCCGACATCAGCCGGATGCAGCGCCAGCAGCGGTTCCTGGCGGCGCTGGTCGACCGGATGACCAGTGGCGGGGTGCTGCTCAATCCGGTGCGGTTCCGCGAGGTCGCCACGACGATGCTGAACTCGGTGCGGGCGGACGGCGGATTCGGTACGGAGCAGATCCTGGCCCTCGCGAAGGCGATGCGGGGCTTCACCCCGGCGTCCTCGGAGTTCGTCTCGGTGCCGATCGGGGATGTGAGCTTCCGGGTGAAGGGCATCGGCTCGACGGTGAAGTGGGACGCGCCCAAGGCGCAGAAGCTGTTCCAGGCCGTGCGCGACGACCGGCCGCTCGCCCCGCACAAGGCGGTGGCGAAGGGCGGGCCGAAGGCGGCGGTGGTGGATGTGGCGCCGAAGACGATCCGGGTGCAGGTCTACAACGCGACGCGGACGGTCGGTGTGGGCCGGAAGGCCGACGACGCGCTGCGGGCCACGGGCTTCAACACGACGCGCGCGCCGCGGACCGGGGGCGGAGCCCCTCGCCCGCGCACGGTGGTGGAGTACGACCCGCGCTGGGACCGCTCGGCGAAGTCCCTGGCGGCGGCGCTGCCGGGGGCGGAGCTGAAGGCGGTGAAGGGGCGCGGTGCGACGCTGCGGGTCTTCGTGGGCGCGGACTACAAGGGGGTCGCACCGGTGCGGCCGGAGGAGCCGACGAAGGGGCCGTTCGTGGCGGTGAGGGGGGACGAGGTGGTGTGCCCGTAG
- a CDS encoding glycosyltransferase family 2 protein, which yields MNAMPAALPPVSVIMPVLNEERHLRNSVRHILEQEYDGEMEVVIALGPSTDRTDEIAAELVREDPRVHTVPNPTGRTPAALNAAIKASRHPIVVRVDGHGMLSPNYIATAVRLLEETGAQNVGGIMHAEGENDWEHAVAAAMTSKIGVGNAAFHTGGQAGPAETVYLGVFRREALERQDGYNVEFIRAQDWELNFRIREAGGLIWFSPELRVQYRPRPSVRALAKQYKDYGRWRHVVARYHQGSINLRYLAPPTAVCAIAAGLVVGVALTPLGFVIPAGYLAAITAGSVPAGKGLPLKARLQIPVALTTMHMSWGYGFLTSPRALARKVIASRRPAVKTAEV from the coding sequence ATGAACGCCATGCCCGCCGCCCTGCCCCCCGTCTCCGTGATCATGCCGGTCCTCAACGAGGAGCGGCATCTGCGCAACTCGGTCCGTCACATCCTCGAGCAGGAGTACGACGGCGAGATGGAGGTGGTGATCGCGCTCGGCCCGTCCACGGACCGTACGGACGAGATCGCCGCCGAACTCGTACGGGAGGACCCCCGGGTCCACACCGTGCCGAACCCCACGGGCCGCACGCCCGCCGCCCTCAACGCGGCGATCAAGGCCTCCCGTCACCCGATCGTGGTGCGCGTCGACGGTCACGGGATGCTGTCGCCCAACTACATCGCGACCGCGGTCCGCCTCCTGGAGGAGACCGGCGCGCAGAACGTCGGCGGCATCATGCACGCCGAGGGCGAGAACGACTGGGAGCACGCGGTCGCCGCCGCGATGACCTCGAAGATCGGCGTCGGCAACGCGGCGTTCCACACCGGTGGCCAGGCGGGCCCGGCCGAGACCGTGTATCTGGGTGTCTTCCGCCGTGAGGCCCTGGAGCGGCAGGACGGGTACAACGTGGAGTTCATCCGCGCCCAGGACTGGGAGCTGAACTTCCGTATCCGCGAGGCGGGCGGTCTGATCTGGTTCTCGCCGGAGCTGCGCGTCCAGTACCGACCCCGCCCGAGCGTCCGCGCGCTGGCGAAGCAGTACAAGGACTACGGCCGGTGGCGCCATGTCGTGGCCCGCTACCACCAGGGCTCCATCAACCTCCGCTACCTCGCCCCGCCGACCGCCGTCTGTGCGATCGCGGCCGGCCTGGTCGTGGGCGTCGCGCTCACCCCCCTCGGCTTCGTGATCCCGGCCGGCTACCTCGCCGCGATCACCGCGGGCTCGGTCCCGGCGGGCAAGGGCCTCCCGCTGAAGGCTCGCCTCCAGATCCCGGTGGCCCTCACGACGATGCACATGTCCTGGGGCTACGGCTTCCTGACCAGCCCGCGCGCGCTGGCACGGAAGGTCATCGCGAGCCGCCGCCCGGCGGTGAAGACCGCGGAGGTCTGA
- a CDS encoding peptidase inhibitor family I36 protein: MKNVKKAALALAAAGALIAGAAGTANAASYNGSCESAGGEICLYRLADFTGGLYDTIYSKTNYNGSTYYGTSTLIDNTVSSVRNRDSVNAIDVYTGQNYTGTRTHADPGLTLWDMAVWDDDNEISSHCFENNAYCPG, encoded by the coding sequence ATGAAGAACGTCAAGAAGGCCGCGCTGGCTCTCGCCGCCGCGGGCGCGCTGATCGCCGGCGCCGCCGGCACCGCCAACGCCGCCAGCTACAACGGCTCCTGCGAGAGCGCCGGCGGCGAGATCTGTCTGTACCGCCTCGCCGACTTCACCGGCGGGCTGTACGACACGATCTACAGCAAGACCAACTACAACGGCTCCACGTACTACGGCACCTCGACGCTGATAGACAACACGGTCTCCTCGGTCAGAAACCGTGACTCGGTCAACGCCATCGACGTCTACACCGGCCAGAACTACACCGGCACCAGGACGCATGCCGACCCCGGCCTGACGCTCTGGGACATGGCGGTCTGGGACGACGACAACGAGATCTCCTCCCACTGCTTCGAGAACAACGCCTACTGCCCCGGATGA
- a CDS encoding peptidase inhibitor family I36 protein — MAKFKKAAAALAAAGALIAGAAGTANAASYNGSCESAGGEICLYRYANYTGGLYDTIYSKTNYNGSTYYGTSVLIDNTVSSVKNRDGVNSIEVWTGQNYTGLRVHADPGLNLWDMAVFWDGQTDDAISSHCFSSNAYCPS, encoded by the coding sequence ATGGCGAAGTTCAAGAAGGCCGCCGCGGCCCTGGCCGCCGCGGGCGCGCTGATCGCCGGCGCCGCCGGCACCGCCAACGCCGCCAGCTACAACGGCTCCTGCGAGAGCGCCGGCGGCGAGATCTGTCTGTACCGCTACGCGAACTACACGGGCGGGCTGTACGACACGATCTACAGCAAGACCAACTACAACGGCTCCACCTACTACGGCACCTCCGTGCTGATCGACAACACCGTCTCCTCGGTCAAGAACCGTGACGGCGTCAACTCCATCGAGGTCTGGACCGGCCAGAACTACACCGGCCTGCGCGTGCACGCCGACCCCGGTCTGAACCTCTGGGACATGGCGGTCTTCTGGGACGGCCAGACCGACGACGCGATCTCCTCCCACTGCTTCAGCAGCAACGCCTACTGCCCCTCCTGA
- a CDS encoding peptidase inhibitor family I36 protein — protein MPKIRSVALAAAAVGALLAGSAGTASAGSYNGSCESSGGGEICLYRNYEFAGGLYDTLYSKTNYDGSTYYGTQTLIDNTLSSAKNMDMVNNVGFYSGKNYTGTLEYLPAGLWLRYGDDIASSHCFSSNAYCPI, from the coding sequence ATGCCAAAGATACGGAGCGTCGCTCTGGCTGCCGCGGCCGTGGGAGCACTGCTCGCCGGAAGCGCGGGAACGGCAAGTGCCGGCAGCTACAACGGCTCCTGCGAGAGCAGCGGCGGCGGCGAGATCTGCCTCTACCGCAACTACGAGTTCGCCGGTGGGCTGTACGACACGCTGTACAGCAAGACCAACTACGACGGCTCGACGTACTACGGCACCCAGACGCTGATCGACAACACCCTGTCCTCGGCCAAGAACATGGACATGGTCAACAACGTCGGGTTCTACAGCGGCAAGAACTACACCGGAACCCTGGAGTACCTCCCGGCCGGCCTGTGGCTCCGCTATGGCGACGACATCGCCTCCTCGCACTGCTTCAGCAGCAACGCGTACTGCCCCATCTGA